From the genome of Triticum aestivum cultivar Chinese Spring chromosome 3B, IWGSC CS RefSeq v2.1, whole genome shotgun sequence, one region includes:
- the LOC123066561 gene encoding uncharacterized protein codes for MAGAGSSSSAPGEGGFHLMSCLKEVPTLRGDNHTEWRKKVELTLICADLDWLVVKPQPVRPTEPVREATDDDAAWAKKKGDYAPLEHSYLIDNQKWVNANKKCMAFIKNTIESAIVGSIPECTSAGELLTKIKSQFTGSSKIYATQMLEQLVTERYTGGSRGIKEHILR; via the exons ATGGCCGGCGCTGGATCGAGTTCATCCGCACCAGgagaag GAGGctttcacttgatgagttgcctaaaagaagttccgacactcagaggtgacaaccacactgagtggaggaagaaagttgAACTGACATTGATTTGTGCTGATCTTGACTGGCTTGTGGTGAAACCACAGCCGGTCAGACCCACAGAGCCAGTAAGAGAGGCCACTGATGATGATGCTGCATGGGCTAAAAAGAAGGGGGACTATGCTCCTTTGGAGCACTCCTACCTCATAGATAAccaaaagtgggtcaatgcaaacAAAAAGTGTATGGCTTTTATAAAGAATACAATTGAGAGCGCCATTGTGGGCTCCATTCCAGAGTGCACTTCCGCAGGGGAGTTGCTTAcaaagataaagagccagttcactggCTCTTCAAAGATCTATGCCACCCAGATGTTAGAGCAACTGGTGACAGAACGCTACACAGGTGGTAGTCGTGGAATAAAAGAGCACATCCTCAGGTGA